A part of Candidatus Bathyarchaeota archaeon genomic DNA contains:
- a CDS encoding DNA topoisomerase I has translation MLKQLIHSGIILPKYEFKGFKIRFRGDILKLTHEQEEMAVAWVKKLGTPYVEDSKFVKNFFKDFCNALAIEPTINPSDFDFSEIVKWVEDEKAAKEMMTKEEKKKLAEERKKKREKNKEKYGYAIVNGKKVEVAAYQAEPAGIFMGRGKHPLRGSWKPPVKYEDITLNLSPDAPKPKGNWKEIVWQSELMWIARWDDPLRGEKKYVWLADTAPIKQEREKDKFDHAKKLGTRIGKLRSHIQENLVSEDPRRRKLATVSYLIDALKIRVGDEKGDDEADTVGATTLRAKHVKFLDNGSVLFDFLGKDSIRFKKSINPPPEVLNNLKEFVKSNNQSIFNGVRSDTVSEFLSEVVEDVSSKGFRTYHATEAVKKYLSHVKASQDMLEWEKKEIIRLANLQAAILLNHKKAIPKNFNKTLEKRIARLGELKKKKITPKRKETIRKSQKRIEIIKKTKEFNLNTSLKSYIDPRIIYRWSKKVGYNWRDYYPKSLERKFEWIENTS, from the coding sequence ATGTTAAAACAGCTCATTCACAGTGGTATCATCTTACCAAAATATGAATTCAAGGGATTCAAAATAAGGTTTCGAGGGGACATCCTAAAGCTCACTCATGAGCAGGAAGAGATGGCAGTTGCATGGGTAAAAAAGTTAGGTACACCATATGTTGAAGATAGCAAATTTGTAAAAAATTTCTTTAAAGACTTTTGTAACGCATTGGCCATTGAACCAACAATCAATCCATCGGATTTTGATTTTTCCGAGATAGTAAAATGGGTCGAAGATGAAAAAGCTGCCAAAGAGATGATGACTAAGGAAGAAAAGAAAAAATTGGCAGAAGAGCGCAAGAAAAAAAGAGAGAAAAACAAAGAAAAATACGGATATGCTATTGTGAATGGGAAGAAAGTTGAGGTTGCAGCTTACCAAGCTGAGCCTGCTGGAATATTTATGGGTAGAGGTAAACACCCTCTTCGAGGAAGTTGGAAACCTCCAGTAAAATATGAAGATATAACTCTTAATCTATCCCCAGATGCGCCAAAACCTAAAGGGAATTGGAAGGAGATAGTTTGGCAATCTGAATTGATGTGGATTGCTAGATGGGATGATCCTCTTAGAGGTGAGAAGAAGTATGTTTGGCTGGCGGATACAGCACCTATAAAACAAGAACGTGAAAAGGATAAATTTGATCATGCAAAAAAGCTCGGGACGAGGATAGGAAAATTAAGATCCCATATTCAGGAAAATTTAGTAAGTGAAGATCCTAGAAGGCGAAAACTTGCAACTGTGTCTTATCTTATTGATGCCCTTAAGATTAGGGTAGGCGATGAAAAGGGGGATGATGAAGCTGATACAGTTGGTGCTACAACTTTAAGGGCCAAACATGTGAAATTTTTAGATAATGGTTCAGTTTTATTTGATTTCTTAGGAAAAGATAGTATACGTTTTAAAAAATCTATTAATCCTCCTCCTGAAGTACTTAATAATCTAAAAGAATTTGTTAAATCAAATAACCAATCGATCTTCAATGGAGTGCGGTCAGACACAGTAAGTGAATTTCTATCAGAAGTTGTAGAAGATGTTTCATCTAAAGGTTTCAGAACTTACCATGCAACAGAAGCTGTTAAGAAATACCTGTCACATGTAAAGGCATCCCAAGATATGCTTGAGTGGGAAAAAAAGGAAATTATAAGATTGGCAAATCTTCAAGCCGCTATTCTACTTAACCATAAAAAAGCTATTCCAAAGAATTTCAATAAAACACTGGAAAAAAGAATTGCTCGTTTAGGAGAACTCAAAAAGAAAAAAATAACGCCAAAACGTAAAGAAACAATTAGAAAATCACAAAAAAGAATAGAAATAATAAAGAAAACAAAAGAATTCAACCTTAATACCTCACTCAAGAGCTACATAGATCCTCGAATAATCTATCGTTGGTCTAAAAAGGTCGGATATAATTGGAGAGATTATTATCCTAAAAGTCTTGAGAGAAAGTTTGAATGGATAGAGAACACATCTTAA
- the amrS gene encoding AmmeMemoRadiSam system radical SAM enzyme — translation MKEALFYKHNDNKSVTCFLCPHRCTIPESKRGICKVRENRDGKLYSLVYGKLISEAIDPIEKKPLYHFYPASLSYSIATVGCNLRCFNCQNYEISQMPKNKDLIYGEQTKPEDVISSAKKYDCLSISYTYTEPTIFFEYAFDTSIIAHEKNIKNVFVTNGYITEEALVKISPFLDGVNIDLKSMSDKFYREICGAELQHVLDSIKLYKRLGIWIEITTLIIPSKNDSEKELNEIADFISDIGKEIPWHVSQFYPTYKMNDLPRTPTTTLKKARTIGYDAGLKYVYTGNIPGDEGESTYCYNCGEILIKRYGFQLATIKIKNGKCFRCNTKIDGVGL, via the coding sequence ATGAAAGAAGCTTTGTTTTATAAACATAATGACAATAAATCTGTCACTTGTTTTTTATGCCCTCATAGATGTACGATCCCAGAATCTAAAAGAGGAATATGTAAGGTTCGTGAAAATAGAGATGGAAAGCTTTACTCTTTAGTCTATGGGAAACTTATCTCTGAAGCTATTGATCCAATTGAAAAAAAACCTCTTTACCATTTCTACCCCGCCTCTCTCTCATACTCAATAGCAACAGTTGGCTGTAATTTAAGATGTTTTAATTGTCAGAATTACGAAATCTCACAAATGCCAAAAAATAAGGATTTAATTTATGGAGAACAGACAAAACCGGAAGATGTTATTTCGTCTGCAAAAAAGTATGATTGTTTAAGTATATCTTATACATATACTGAACCAACAATTTTCTTCGAATATGCATTTGACACTTCCATAATTGCTCATGAGAAAAATATCAAAAATGTTTTTGTAACTAATGGATACATTACCGAAGAAGCATTAGTTAAAATAAGCCCATTTTTGGATGGTGTTAATATAGATCTAAAATCGATGTCAGATAAGTTTTACAGAGAAATTTGTGGAGCCGAACTACAACATGTTCTTGATTCAATAAAACTGTATAAACGATTAGGTATATGGATTGAAATAACGACATTAATCATTCCCTCTAAGAATGATTCAGAAAAAGAACTTAATGAAATTGCGGACTTCATAAGTGATATAGGAAAGGAAATACCTTGGCATGTATCGCAATTTTATCCTACATATAAAATGAATGATCTGCCAAGAACGCCCACCACGACTCTGAAAAAAGCTAGAACTATTGGATATGATGCAGGTCTAAAATATGTTTACACTGGAAATATTCCAGGTGATGAGGGCGAAAGTACGTATTGTTATAATTGTGGAGAAATTTTAATCAAACGATATGGCTTTCAATTAGCAACTATTAAAATAAAAAATGGAAAATGTTTTCGATGCAATACAAAAATTGATGGTGTTGGGCTATGA
- a CDS encoding chorismate mutase, with product MEEIEKLRSDLDEIDIEILQLLMRRTEIVKEIGLIKKQYDIPVVDKRREKKVYNNVKEFALEHELDSDQIESIFREITQFSKKVQSEILEK from the coding sequence ATGGAAGAGATTGAGAAGTTAAGATCTGACTTGGATGAAATCGATATAGAGATCCTACAGCTATTGATGAGGAGGACAGAGATCGTAAAGGAGATAGGATTAATAAAAAAACAATATGATATACCTGTAGTTGACAAAAGAAGAGAGAAAAAAGTATACAATAATGTTAAAGAATTTGCATTAGAACATGAGTTGGATTCCGATCAAATCGAATCCATATTTAGGGAGATTACACAATTTAGTAAGAAAGTACAAAGTGAAATTTTAGAGAAGTAA
- the aroA gene encoding 3-phosphoshikimate 1-carboxyvinyltransferase, translating into MKLVVENIKEITGETNLPSSKSHTIRGFIFASLAEGESTLKNTLESEDTKAALNACRSLGAEIIKIGEGEYKIIGFNGRPNVKNAKINTLNSGTTTNLISSVAALANRKIIIDGDDSIRKRSIQPLLVALKNLGAEVRSINKNGCPPIEIKGKLIGGKTILDCKSSQYLSSLLITCPLLDQNTEIEILNVCETPYIEMTLRWLDELGINYEKKDYENILIYGNQKYSAFQKTMPSDWSSATFLLVAAAMIGKQVVIKGLDMNDTQADKLVLNYLKEMGAKIKINGQKITVNKSQLRGCKLDLNNTPDALPSIAILGCFAEGKTVIKNVAHARIKETDRIKAMTMELSKMGAEVYETDDGMILEQSELKGTKLNGYNDHRIVMALSLAGLIAKGKTEINTAEAIKVTFPNYIEVMNYLGANMRMEV; encoded by the coding sequence ATGAAATTGGTTGTCGAGAATATTAAAGAGATCACAGGAGAGACTAATTTACCGAGTTCAAAGTCGCATACGATTCGTGGGTTTATTTTTGCTTCTTTAGCAGAAGGTGAGTCTACATTAAAAAATACATTAGAGTCCGAAGATACAAAGGCAGCTCTCAACGCATGTAGATCATTAGGAGCGGAAATTATCAAAATAGGTGAAGGAGAATACAAAATCATAGGTTTTAATGGGCGCCCTAATGTTAAAAATGCTAAAATTAATACGCTTAATTCAGGGACTACAACAAATCTGATTTCTTCGGTTGCAGCTTTGGCAAATAGAAAAATCATTATCGACGGTGACGATTCAATAAGAAAAAGATCCATTCAACCCCTTTTAGTAGCATTAAAAAATCTAGGAGCAGAAGTTCGATCCATCAATAAAAACGGATGTCCTCCAATAGAAATAAAGGGTAAACTGATTGGTGGTAAAACAATTTTAGATTGTAAAAGTTCACAATACCTATCCAGCCTTCTAATAACTTGTCCTCTATTAGATCAGAATACAGAGATCGAGATCCTTAATGTTTGTGAAACCCCCTATATTGAAATGACTCTTAGATGGTTAGATGAATTAGGCATAAATTATGAGAAAAAAGATTATGAGAATATCCTAATTTATGGGAATCAAAAATATTCTGCCTTCCAAAAAACCATGCCATCCGATTGGAGTTCTGCGACATTCTTACTTGTAGCCGCTGCAATGATTGGGAAACAAGTAGTTATAAAAGGACTTGATATGAATGACACTCAAGCTGATAAATTAGTATTGAATTACCTCAAAGAAATGGGAGCGAAAATCAAAATAAACGGACAGAAAATAACAGTCAATAAATCTCAATTACGTGGGTGTAAACTTGATCTCAATAACACTCCGGATGCTCTTCCTTCTATCGCTATTTTAGGATGTTTTGCAGAAGGGAAAACAGTCATAAAGAACGTTGCACATGCTAGGATAAAAGAGACAGATCGGATAAAAGCAATGACTATGGAATTGTCAAAGATGGGCGCTGAAGTATATGAAACTGATGATGGAATGATTCTTGAGCAAAGTGAATTGAAGGGGACAAAATTAAATGGTTATAATGATCATCGTATTGTTATGGCTTTAAGTCTTGCAGGTCTTATCGCTAAAGGGAAAACAGAGATTAATACAGCTGAAGCTATAAAGGTGACATTTCCTAATTATATTGAAGTGATGAATTATTTAGGCGCTAATATGAGAATGGAGGTCTAA
- the aroC gene encoding chorismate synthase: MLGNTFGRFFRITTVGESYGIGKGSGLAVIVDGVPPGLKITNEMIQKELDKRRPGVGKLNSPRKEPDQVHIFAGIGPDEVTTGVPMGMIVYNVDTKKEHIKQYYDYKDLIRPGHAEYTFFLKYGEYADWCGAGRASGRETVGRVAAGAIAKILLARENIEIVAYTKECMGIRAKDMSFEDIKRNYRKNEINCPDQEAAKKMIERVIEVKKEGDTAGGIIELVIHNIPAGLGEPVFDKFHAMLSHAIMSIGAVKGIELGAGFNCGNMKGSEFNDHPYLKDGKVRFKTNNSGGVLGGITTGEDIIARIAVKPTPTVSVEQPSINMKTMKEEKLSPITRRDATLVGRIYAVIEAMSAIVTVDALYMDRAWEGMAKLDKKWIELKRK, encoded by the coding sequence ATGTTAGGAAATACATTTGGTAGATTTTTTAGGATAACAACAGTTGGTGAATCCTACGGTATAGGAAAAGGAAGTGGTTTAGCAGTAATTGTTGATGGCGTTCCACCTGGACTAAAAATTACTAATGAAATGATTCAGAAAGAATTAGACAAGAGAAGACCTGGAGTAGGCAAGCTCAATTCTCCAAGAAAAGAGCCCGATCAGGTGCATATATTTGCAGGAATTGGGCCTGATGAGGTAACAACTGGCGTCCCTATGGGAATGATTGTATATAATGTCGACACAAAAAAGGAACATATAAAGCAATACTATGATTATAAGGACCTAATCAGACCAGGGCATGCAGAATACACTTTCTTTTTAAAATATGGAGAATATGCTGATTGGTGCGGTGCAGGTAGAGCCTCTGGAAGGGAGACCGTTGGAAGAGTGGCTGCTGGAGCGATAGCAAAGATCCTTCTTGCACGAGAAAACATCGAGATAGTTGCTTATACCAAAGAATGTATGGGAATTAGAGCTAAGGACATGAGCTTTGAAGATATAAAAAGAAACTATCGAAAGAATGAGATAAATTGCCCTGATCAAGAAGCCGCTAAAAAGATGATAGAAAGAGTAATTGAAGTGAAAAAAGAAGGAGATACTGCTGGAGGCATTATAGAATTAGTAATCCATAACATTCCAGCTGGCTTAGGTGAACCTGTATTTGATAAATTCCATGCGATGCTATCGCATGCTATAATGAGTATAGGCGCTGTTAAAGGCATAGAACTCGGTGCTGGATTTAATTGTGGTAATATGAAAGGATCTGAATTTAATGATCATCCTTATCTCAAGGATGGAAAAGTTAGATTCAAAACTAACAACTCAGGTGGCGTGTTAGGAGGAATTACGACTGGTGAGGATATTATTGCTCGTATAGCTGTAAAACCCACACCAACAGTTTCAGTTGAGCAACCCTCCATTAACATGAAAACAATGAAAGAAGAAAAATTAAGCCCAATCACCAGAAGAGATGCTACGTTAGTTGGTAGAATATATGCTGTAATAGAAGCTATGTCTGCGATTGTTACTGTCGACGCATTATATATGGATCGTGCTTGGGAAGGTATGGCTAAGTTAGACAAAAAGTGGATTGAATTAAAAAGAAAATAG
- a CDS encoding shikimate dehydrogenase yields the protein MNISGNTKVCGIIGHPIDHTLSPAMHNAAFRELGLDLIYIAFEVESEHLHESISGIRSLGIHGLNVTIPHKEDVINYLDEIDPEAKKIGSVNTIVNRDSQLVGYNTDGIGAIKALKDNKVELKEKKILLLGAGGSAKSIAFTLSKFVKKIMILNRTEERAKKLTDNLKLMFDIEITWDHLSQEAVRQNLIDADILINATSIGMNPKSENLIKSEWLTSKICIFDIVYSPNGTKLIQNAKRIGAKAIDGIDMLVYQGAMAFKIWTGREPPIDVMKEAIKKEIDNRREK from the coding sequence ATGAATATATCAGGGAATACCAAAGTCTGCGGTATAATTGGACACCCAATAGATCATACATTAAGTCCAGCTATGCATAATGCTGCATTTAGAGAATTAGGTCTAGATCTCATTTATATTGCATTTGAAGTTGAAAGCGAACATCTTCATGAATCTATTTCAGGTATTCGCTCTCTAGGAATACATGGCCTGAATGTGACAATACCGCACAAAGAGGATGTGATTAATTACTTAGACGAGATTGATCCAGAGGCAAAAAAAATAGGTTCCGTAAATACAATTGTAAATAGAGATAGTCAATTAGTTGGTTATAATACAGATGGAATCGGAGCTATTAAGGCATTAAAAGATAATAAAGTTGAGCTGAAAGAGAAAAAGATCTTATTGCTTGGTGCGGGCGGCTCTGCTAAATCTATCGCATTCACTTTATCCAAATTTGTTAAAAAAATTATGATACTAAATAGGACTGAAGAGAGAGCTAAGAAGTTAACTGATAATCTAAAATTAATGTTTGATATTGAAATAACTTGGGATCACTTATCCCAAGAAGCTGTTCGTCAAAACCTTATTGACGCTGATATTTTGATAAACGCCACCAGTATTGGTATGAATCCCAAATCAGAAAATCTAATTAAATCTGAATGGCTAACTTCTAAAATTTGTATTTTTGATATAGTGTATAGCCCAAATGGAACAAAGTTAATACAAAACGCTAAAAGAATAGGTGCAAAGGCGATAGATGGGATTGATATGCTAGTTTATCAAGGGGCCATGGCATTCAAAATCTGGACTGGTAGAGAACCTCCAATAGACGTGATGAAAGAGGCTATAAAGAAAGAAATTGATAATCGTAGAGAAAAATAG
- the aroD gene encoding type I 3-dehydroquinate dehydratase, with the protein MICVCILADNIENAIRKIRSVEKNNPDLIEIRLDYFNDFNNMKNIVKSTKIPLIATNRSADEGGSFKEDEDARVKILLDAARSGFKYVDIELSTKDVAKITKDLHSLGSDVIISHHDFNKTPSNNEIRRIYEEMLKIDMDVCKIVTTANDYNDNLRLLSFLNENFEKSKIVCFAMGEFGKISRIFSPIFGGFFTMASLEKGQETGPGQIEIGELKELYNKLGFNT; encoded by the coding sequence TTGATATGTGTTTGTATCTTAGCTGATAATATCGAAAACGCTATTAGGAAAATCAGATCTGTTGAGAAGAATAATCCTGATTTAATTGAAATAAGATTGGATTATTTTAATGATTTCAATAATATGAAAAATATCGTAAAATCAACTAAAATACCGCTCATAGCAACAAACAGGTCAGCAGACGAAGGTGGTTCTTTCAAAGAAGATGAAGATGCTAGAGTTAAGATTCTTTTAGATGCAGCTAGAAGCGGTTTTAAATATGTTGATATTGAGCTTTCCACAAAAGATGTTGCCAAAATAACTAAAGATCTACATTCACTCGGATCAGATGTTATTATTTCGCATCATGATTTCAATAAAACTCCTTCAAATAATGAAATTCGAAGGATTTATGAGGAGATGTTAAAAATAGATATGGATGTTTGCAAGATAGTTACTACAGCTAACGATTACAATGATAATTTAAGATTATTGAGTTTTCTTAATGAAAACTTTGAAAAATCAAAAATTGTATGTTTTGCTATGGGTGAATTTGGTAAAATATCTAGAATCTTTTCTCCAATCTTTGGTGGATTCTTCACAATGGCCTCATTAGAAAAAGGCCAGGAAACAGGCCCTGGTCAAATTGAAATTGGGGAATTGAAGGAATTATACAACAAATTAGGATTTAATACTTGA
- a CDS encoding 3-dehydroquinate synthase II, with amino-acid sequence MKKFWLNIQRELPSKNLDELIQASSQYCDIVLADDEELLAKLHKNKIKTCSKFESSEIALLDELDEDLFADFKKSGRKIAVRIEIKDRKDEELVIKAVDLLADYILISCKDWKIIPLENIIAQVHGKCVLIAEVSSPEEANVALKTLELGADGIMLVAPSTEDLSKTYSIIKESSTELELTDAEIVDTKTISMGARVCIDSCDLMKKGEGMLVGSQSSALFLIESETHESPYVETRPFRVNAGPVSLYILSSDNKTKYLSELKAGDEVAIVARDGNVRLSNIGRVKIELRPLLLIEAKKDNKMIKTIVQNAETIRVVTDDGSKSVTDLKKGDKVKVRIEEGGRHFGTRVEEETVIER; translated from the coding sequence GTGAAAAAGTTTTGGCTGAATATTCAAAGAGAATTGCCTTCAAAGAATCTAGATGAGTTAATTCAAGCATCTTCTCAATATTGTGATATAGTTCTAGCAGATGATGAAGAATTACTTGCAAAATTGCATAAAAACAAAATAAAAACATGCTCAAAGTTTGAATCGAGTGAAATAGCCTTATTAGATGAATTAGATGAGGATCTATTTGCCGATTTCAAGAAATCAGGAAGAAAAATAGCTGTTAGGATAGAAATCAAAGATCGAAAAGATGAAGAATTAGTCATTAAAGCTGTTGATTTATTAGCAGATTATATTTTAATCAGCTGTAAAGATTGGAAAATAATACCTTTAGAGAATATCATAGCCCAAGTACACGGTAAGTGTGTTTTAATTGCAGAAGTCTCTAGTCCAGAAGAAGCGAATGTTGCACTTAAGACATTAGAACTTGGTGCCGATGGGATAATGCTAGTCGCCCCTAGTACAGAGGATCTCTCCAAAACTTATTCCATAATCAAGGAAAGTTCTACTGAACTAGAGTTAACTGATGCAGAAATAGTTGATACAAAGACAATAAGCATGGGAGCTAGAGTTTGCATAGATAGCTGTGATTTAATGAAAAAGGGTGAAGGCATGCTTGTCGGTAGCCAATCCTCGGCCCTTTTCTTAATAGAGTCTGAAACTCATGAAAGCCCTTATGTTGAGACAAGACCTTTTAGAGTAAATGCTGGCCCAGTATCATTGTATATTTTATCTTCCGATAATAAAACAAAGTATTTATCGGAATTGAAAGCGGGCGATGAAGTAGCAATAGTTGCCAGAGATGGAAATGTAAGATTAAGCAATATTGGAAGAGTTAAGATCGAGTTGAGGCCTTTACTGCTTATAGAGGCTAAAAAAGATAACAAGATGATTAAGACGATAGTCCAAAACGCAGAAACTATTAGGGTGGTTACAGATGATGGTTCAAAATCAGTTACAGATTTGAAGAAAGGGGATAAAGTTAAAGTGAGGATCGAAGAGGGAGGAAGGCATTTTGGAACAAGGGTCGAGGAAGAAACGGTGATTGAGCGCTGA
- a CDS encoding 2-amino-3,7-dideoxy-D-threo-hept-6-ulosonate synthase: MNWGKERRLRRIFRKDDRTVIVPMDHGVSTGPVKGLTNMQDILDKLAEGGADAIIIHKGIAKTVDAKDLGLIIHLSGSTKLSQKPNLKVQVCSVEEAIKLGADAVSIHVNIGCEEESQMLMDMGMIADECDHFGLPLLAMMYPRGPNIKNEHDPEFINHVARLGAELGADVVKTNYTGSIETFREITSCCPVPVVIAGGPKAKTDKEVLQMVFDSIKAGGSGLSVGRNVFQHENPTSMSKALSAIVHDKASVEDAMSILEGE, from the coding sequence TTGAATTGGGGAAAGGAAAGAAGATTAAGAAGAATCTTTAGGAAAGACGATAGGACTGTCATAGTTCCAATGGATCATGGAGTTTCAACCGGGCCTGTTAAAGGGCTAACAAATATGCAAGATATCCTGGATAAGCTTGCTGAAGGTGGTGCCGATGCCATCATCATCCATAAAGGTATAGCTAAAACGGTTGACGCAAAAGATTTAGGTCTAATAATACACCTTAGCGGATCTACGAAATTAAGCCAGAAACCTAATTTGAAGGTCCAAGTTTGTTCAGTTGAAGAAGCGATTAAACTTGGAGCAGATGCCGTTTCTATACATGTTAATATCGGTTGCGAAGAAGAAAGTCAGATGCTTATGGATATGGGCATGATAGCTGATGAGTGTGACCATTTTGGATTGCCGTTGCTTGCAATGATGTATCCTAGGGGACCGAATATAAAAAATGAACACGATCCAGAATTCATAAACCATGTAGCAAGATTGGGTGCTGAGTTAGGAGCAGATGTAGTTAAGACTAATTATACTGGAAGCATTGAAACTTTTAGAGAGATAACTTCATGTTGCCCAGTCCCTGTTGTAATTGCAGGCGGTCCAAAAGCCAAAACAGATAAAGAGGTTTTACAGATGGTTTTTGATTCAATAAAAGCAGGAGGATCTGGACTTTCTGTAGGTAGGAATGTATTTCAGCATGAGAATCCTACATCGATGTCTAAAGCACTTTCAGCCATAGTTCATGATAAAGCTTCAGTTGAGGATGCCATGAGTATTTTGGAAGGAGAATAA
- the asd gene encoding aspartate-semialdehyde dehydrogenase, which translates to MIKAAILGATGAVGQRFVHLLLDHPWFEISAVAASNRSKGLQYQDAIRWKFLDSIPESIGELKVKPTDPKALDDADIIFSALPSEEAGKVEESFAKSGSLVFSNASSHRMDPDVPILNPEVNGEHISLLDIQRRRRKWDGAIITNPNCTAAIFTLSLKPISDEFGIKRVIVSTMQALSGAGYPGESSLDMIDNVLPFINKEEEKVQQETLKILGSSSSMASFKVSASCHRVPTIDGHLEAVFLETEKEATIENITDVMNNFSGEPQKLRLPTAPNKPIVLRKESNRPQPRLDRMAGGGMSVVVGRLRRDTALDGIKYLVLGHNTIRGAAGCSILNAEYLKAKKYF; encoded by the coding sequence ATGATAAAAGCAGCAATACTTGGTGCAACAGGAGCAGTCGGTCAAAGATTCGTTCATTTGCTTTTAGATCATCCTTGGTTTGAAATATCCGCCGTTGCAGCATCGAATAGGAGCAAAGGACTACAATACCAAGATGCTATTCGATGGAAATTCTTAGATTCTATACCAGAAAGTATTGGCGAACTCAAAGTGAAACCAACTGATCCCAAAGCATTAGATGATGCCGATATTATTTTTTCTGCTCTACCTTCTGAGGAGGCGGGTAAGGTAGAAGAGTCTTTTGCGAAATCTGGATCTTTAGTTTTTAGTAATGCTTCCTCCCATAGAATGGATCCAGATGTCCCAATTCTTAATCCTGAAGTAAATGGTGAACATATTAGTCTCTTGGATATCCAAAGAAGAAGAAGAAAATGGGATGGTGCGATAATTACAAATCCTAATTGTACTGCTGCAATTTTCACTCTCTCATTGAAACCGATATCTGATGAATTTGGAATAAAACGAGTTATTGTGTCTACCATGCAAGCACTCTCAGGAGCCGGTTATCCAGGGGAATCATCCTTAGATATGATCGATAACGTTCTTCCATTCATAAATAAAGAAGAAGAAAAAGTTCAGCAAGAGACTTTAAAGATTTTAGGCTCTTCATCGAGCATGGCCAGTTTTAAAGTTTCTGCAAGTTGCCATAGAGTTCCAACTATAGATGGCCATTTAGAAGCGGTTTTTCTCGAGACGGAAAAAGAAGCAACTATAGAAAACATAACCGATGTAATGAACAATTTTTCTGGAGAACCTCAAAAATTAAGGCTCCCTACGGCTCCAAACAAACCAATTGTTCTTAGAAAGGAAAGCAATAGACCTCAGCCAAGACTTGATCGAATGGCTGGAGGCGGAATGTCCGTTGTAGTTGGCAGATTGAGAAGAGATACGGCTTTAGATGGAATTAAATATTTGGTATTAGGCCATAATACAATTAGAGGAGCGGCTGGATGCTCAATTCTAAATGCAGAATATTTGAAAGCTAAGAAGTATTTTTAA